A region of the Deltaproteobacteria bacterium genome:
CGGCGACGCTCTGAACCGTTTCCTCAAGGGTACTAACCTCCTTGCGGAAGCGAATTTAGCCTCCGAACTGAGCGGTTTTTCCCTTAGTCAAGATCTTTCGGATACCCTCATTATCCCGATTACACAATCAGGCACCACGACGGATACCAACCGTGCCGTAGCCATGGCCCGAGATCGGGGTGCGTCGGTTATCGCCATTGTCAACCGCCGACAGTCCGACATCACGACCAAAACGGATGGTGTTTTCTACACCAGCGACGGCCGGGATATCGAAATGTCCGTGGCTTCAACGAAGGCCTTCTATTCCCAGATTATCGCCGGGCACCTCCTGGCTCTGTTTTTCGCCCAGATCACGGATGCTCTCACAGATGATGAAATAGCAGGGGAACTACGCGTGCTTGAAAAGGTGCCCCAGTTCATAAATCGTGTTCTTGAACAGCAAGAGACGATCCGCAAAGCTGCACAGCAGGTTCCACGCCAGAAGAGCCACTGGGCTATCGTCGGGAGCGGACCCAACAAGGCAGCCGCTGATGAAATCCGTATCAAGTTAAGCGAACTCTGTTACAAAACCATTTCTTCCGACATCGTGGAAAACAAAAAACATATTGACCTGTCAGCGGAGCCCCTCATCATAGTCTGCGGCGCCGGCAATCCGGAAACCGTCGTCGGGGATATCGTGAAAGATGTTGCCATCTTCAAGGCCCATAAGGCTGGCGTCGTCGTTTTCACCGACGAGGGTGAAACCCGTTTCGACGATCTGGCTGATGCCGTCATCAAATTGCCTAAAGGTTCCGCCCCCCTGCCGGTTATATCAAATACGGTGGCAGGACATTTATTTGGCTATTATGCCGCCCTGGGCATCGATGAGGACGCCATGTTTCTACGCCGGTTCCGCAGCGAACTCAACAGGCGGATGATCGAACAGGACAAGCAGCACTGGTCAATTTACGAACGGATCGCCGACCGGGAATTCCGCAAATTGATTCGGGACTTTTCCAGGCGTTTCCACGAAAGACGCAACCAGGGCGCGTTTCATTCCGCCAGCGCCAAGACCATTTCCGATATCGTTCTTCTGCTGAAATACACCGTCGGTCGTCTGCCTCTCGAGGATTATGCCTATGATTTCAAAGGGCAAGATGACCTCCTTTCTCCCATTGATTTCCTGGATGTTTCCCTAGGCAATGCCATTGATGAACTATCCCGCCCCGTGGACGCAATCCGTCATCAGGCCAAGACGGTTACTGTCGGTACGAGCCGGAAAGAACAACCACTACACGGCATCCTCTTCGACTTGCTCAAGGAACTGGCCTTTTCCGACCGGACCCTGGCAAGCAAGAATATACTCGACATCGATCGTCTGCAACCTGCCGTCGCCGAAATCCGGGGTTACACCCTCTACCTGATCTCTGCCCTGAAAACGGAAGGCAATCCGACGGAAGAAACGACCATTTCCATTGCAAAACGGAGTGGTGTATCCCTCCAGATGTCATCGAGGGTGGAAAAATCCGGGCGACTCATGGGTACAAAAAGGACCATCGTCAATACGGGGCATCTCTATATCGGCTGCGGTAAATCCGACGGGGCTCCCCTCATCGTGATTCCGCTCAAAAAGGGAGGGGACCTGATCAGCCATCTGTTGCTCATCCATGTTCGATTCAACGAACGGATCACTCTGAGAGAACGCATCGCCGCCATGGGCGTCCGGTATAATGATCTCAAGAACCTGATCAATGAATACAACCTGCTCTGGATGGACCGGTACCTGCTGCAGATCCCTCTGGAGACCCTCTTGGGTGAACCGGTTGAAATCATTGCAGGCCAGATCAAGCTGGCCCTGGCTGACCATCCGAATACGAACAGCGGGCTGAACAGGGACTTATGAACACCAAACGGATCTTCCGCACCTGCGCCGTCCGGTTCTCTTACGGAAAGGCCCTGTCGTTGTCTCCATCGCGATCTTGTTTGAACTTGCAGCGACGGGACTTGCCCGGGGTTCCCTGGACGGCGTTATAACCTTCTGTATAATTACAAGGTTTACCCTTACATGGATACAAAGGAGATTATACATTCATGGACGGATTCGTACCCTGGCCTGGATCATTCAGGGAACAATATTTAAAGGCCCGTTATTGGCGGGAAAAACCTCTCGCATCGATCATCGAAACTGCGGCAGCCCGTTGGCCCCGGCGTATTGCCATCACCTTCAACGGCCAGGGTATCACATACGCAGAACTGCAACGCAGGGTCAATCGTCTGGCGTTGCACCTGGGAAAACTCGGACATCGGCCCCTGGATCGCCTGCTCCTCCAACTGCCCAATTGTCCGGAAACCCTTTACCTGTATTTTGCCGCTGTGAAAATCGGCGTCATCCCCGTTATGGCCCTACCAGCCCACCGGTTGGCGGAAATGGCCTTTTTTGCCGAATTCGCTGCGGTGAAAAGCTATTGCATCCCCGGCCTCTTCGGAAAGTTCGATTACCCTGCTCTGGCAAGGGAAGTCCGCATGAGGGCGCCAAGTCTAAAACATATCATCGTCCATGCCGATCAGGTTCCGGACGGCATGATTTCCCTCCAGAAATTACTGGACGACCCCCTGGAAGAACGGGTCAACGGAGAAACGATATTTGCAGTCCTGAAACCCGACCCCTTTGAACCGGCGGTGTTTCAGCTATCGGGTGGAACCACGGGCATCCCGAAACTGATCCCAAGGACCCACAACGACTACTACTACAACGTATACCGGAACAGTGAGATATGCGGATTCTCCGGGGATACGGTTTATCTTGTCGCCATCCCCATGACCCACAACTTCGCCACCGCCTGCCCGGGCTGGCAGGGGGTGTTCCTGCACGGCGGCCGGGTTGTTTTGTCCCCCTCCCCTTCCCCCGATACAATTTTTCCCCTGATTGAAAGAGAGAAAGTGACGACGATTCCTGCCGTACCCGCTATCGTCATCAATATGTTGAATCATCCGGACCGGGGGCGATACGATCTGTCGTCGCTCCAAATGTTGCACGTCGGCGGTTCGAAACTGAACGAGGAAACAGCCCGGCGAATTCGCAGTGAACTCGGGGCGGGGGTACAACAGGTTTTGGGCATGGCGGAAGGGCCCCTATTCTGGACCCGACCGGACGACCCGGAAGAAATCAGCTGGATTACCCAGGGGAGACCTCTTTCTCCTGGGGACGAATTCCGAATCGTTGACGCGGGAGACAGGGACGTCAAGCCGGGTGAAATCGGTGAACTCATCTGCCGCGGTCCTTATACGATCCGGGGGTACTACAAGGCCCCGACACATAACAGGGAAGCTTTCAGCGAAGACGGATTCTATCGCTCAGGCGATCTCTGCCGCCTCCATGAAAGTGGTAACATTGTTGTGGAAGGACGGAGTAAGGACACAATCAACCGCGGGGGTGAAAAAATCAGTGCAGAAGAGATGGAAAACCACATTCTTGCTCACCCCAAGGTTCGGCTGTGCGCATATGTGGCCATGCCCGACCCTGTTTTGGGCGAACGGGCAGTCCTTTTTGCCGTTACCCGGGAAGGACAGACGTTCAACATGGAAGAACTGAGCACATTCCTTTTGACGGAGCGCCGGATTGCCCGTTACAAATTGCCTGAACGGTTGGAAATTCTGGACGAAATGCCTCTGACACCTGTCGGCAAGGTAGATAAAGCCCGACTCCGGGAATGGATTGCGAAAAAACTGGAAACTGAAAATCGAAAATAGTCAGCGTTGTCGTATACATGATCAACAGGGACAAGACTCTCTCCGGATAAAAGAAATGCATCCTTCCTCTCACTGGCTCCGGCCACAGTAGAGAGGAACCCCGAGGCGGGTTTAGGACATTGAACCCTTTGTCGCACTTAGCCCGCACCGTGGCAACTCATCCCTCTGTTTTCCCGTACACTCATCATGGTTTGTTTGATTCGTAAGCCAAGGGTATACTCAAGAACGTATATTTTCTATACGATTTGAGTATTTATTATCCAGATTATGGTTTATTTCCGACCTTCCTGATTGACATCGGTCAGCGCATTTAGCTAATATTATTGATGTTTGAAAAAATGAGCGGGCTGGCATACCATTTGCCTTGTTAATTAATAAAAAGAAACCATCACCACCACCCTAACACGCTCCCGAGAGGGTAGATAAAGCCTGAATGGAGACGAATCATTATGACTACATCGCACTTCCGGAGGGCCATTGCCATAATACCTTTGGAACGATCGAAATTCCGGCAGGTTTTTGGTCAGTCGATCCTGTTAACCCTCTGTATGTTGTCGTTGCTGGTGGCCTGTCCCTGCCTCGCAAAAGCGGATCCGTGGCGTGGCAATTATGAAGAGCCCCTATTGACTTACCCAACCCAGGTTTTCATGTACCCCCGGGCGGGCCAGCCACCGATGCAGCAGGATCGTGATCGTTATGAATGTCACATCTGGGCCATGGGACAGAGCGGATTTGACCCGAGTCTACCTCCCCTCCCGGTTCATCGCCCAGTCCGGGTCGAACCGATGCCCCCGGTTGGCCATGATACGACATCCTTGGCATTCACGGGAGCTCTGCTGGGCGCAATTATCGGCGGTCACCACCATACAGGAAGGGGGGCATTGATCGGTGGGGTCATCGGTGCCATGGCCGGATTGGCATCCGATTCCGCCAGAGCGCAAACCGCGCGGCGTATCGAAGAGGAGCAGTCGCAACGGTATAAGGAATATGACAGCCATATGGAGAAAAGGGCTTCCGACTACAGGCGGGCCATGGGGGCCTGCCTCGAGGGAAGGGGTTACGGCGTTAAATAATCCATTATTTGGATGATCAAGAAGTCAGAAACAAGGAGACACATGCCATGAGATATAATCGACAAACCGGGTTGATTCTCGTTCTCTGGATTTCCCTGCTTTTTCTTTCCGGAATGAGTCAGCCTCTATTTGCAAAAAGCTGGGGAACCGGTCAGGGACATCATCAGGGTAAAAGCCTTGGGAATCACGGAATCCTCAAACAAAACAGTGACCCTTCAGGAAATGTCATAAAGAAGTCCCGGACAGGAAACAGGGTTAGCCAAACCGGATCGGGCAAAAATCAAGGGGTCCAGAAACGGGGCGGTAGCCGTTCAGAAGGTATCACCCACAGGCCCCGGACTGGGAACAACTTCCACCGAATGGACCTGGGAAAAAGTTCGACTCATAAGCGGACCTGGCAGGGTAAGTACTCTCGGGGATGGGATACGCGTTACCGGCAAAATCGATACTATCCCGCCCGCGGTCATTATGTTCGAACCTTGCCCCGGGGCTATTATACAGCCTATCATTACCGATCGCCCTATTACTTCTGGCAGGGCGTCTGGTACCGCCCATACGGAAGTCACTTAACAATCGTCGCGCCGCCCGTCGGCCTGGTGATTCCCCTGCTTCCCCCGCTTTATACGACCCTTTGGGTACGTGGCGTTCCCTACTATTACGCTAATGAAACCTACTACACCTATTACCCCGGGGGCGGCTACATTGTGGCGGACCCACCAAACGAGGAGATCAGTGAAATACCGCCCGAAGCTGACTGGCTTTACAGTTACCCCATGAGGGGCCAGAGCGAACAGCAACAGGCCGATGACCGCTATGCCTGCCATCGCTGGGCGGCAGATCAGACAGGCTACGATCCGACCCTCCCGTTGGGAGGCGTTCCAGAATCTCAGGCATTCCAGAAACGGAATGATTACCAGCGTGCCCTGGGCGCCTGCCTCGAAGGCCGCGGCTACAGCGTGAAATGATGCTTCTGGGCACATGAGTTGGCCTAACAGGTTTACTTTAATTGCAACCTGACATACCGCCCCTTTCATTCAGTCGGTTCTTCCGGGAATTACCGAGGTATGAAGGCTAAAACAGTTTTAAAAAAGCCCCTTGAGGGCTTTTTTGAAACACCAGAGAAAGGCGCTCTGATCGTGTTTAAGAGAAAACAGGCAAACCTCTCCGACCATCGTGTCAGGAAAACCTGCCTCATCGTGCTCCTCTCTTTCCTGAGCTGTGTCGGGTTTGATGATATTAACGCCAATGCCCTTGCATGGGCGAAGGAATTTCCTTTTGCAGTCGGAGAAAAACTCACCTACCGTGCCCGCCTGGGACCCATTGCAGTCGGCACGACCACCATATCAGTTAGGCCATCTAACCTATCGAAGGCTCCAGATACCTATCATTTCATCATGGAGACCAGAACAAGCAGCCGGATAAACTGGTTTTACCGTATCAACGAAACTCAGGAGTCCTGGGTGGACGGGAAGATGAGCCGGAGCCTTGCCTATCGCAAGCGGGACACGGGTACCCATGTCCGCGATGTCGTCGTGCGATTCGACTGGCAAACAATGAGGGCATCATATCGGAACGCCGGGAAAGACGAAAAGACGAGTTCTCTGCTACCGGGCACATTCGATCCGCTGGCTCTGTTCTTTGTTCTCCGCACGAAACCGTTAAGAGTCGGAAATACTGTGGAACTTCCAATCAGTAACGGGAAAAAACTGGTCCGTGCCATTGCCAGAGTTGTGAAGCGTGAAACAATCACAATCAACGGGAAAAAGCATGATACTTTCCTGGTCGTGCCCGATCTGGGAGCTCTGAACGAAGCCCTGGGCGGGAAGGATGCATCAGATTTGATGATCTGGTTTAGTGCGGATGCGAAGCGTTTTCCGTTGAAGATCGCCAGTCGCTTCCCGATAGGCAGCTTTGTTTTTGAAATGGTATCCGCAGAAACCGGCCAAAGTTGACAGAATGAGGGTTTTTCAACGATTACGGATCTTTCGGCTGTCCAGAGTATTCCGGATACCTTCACCGATCCGAGAAAAGGTTTTCAAAACCGTATGATAGGCATCATGGCACCAACCCCGGACCGTTCGGTCCGCCTTTTTGATGCCACGCCCCGTAGCCTGCCCTGCTTTTTCCATTTCCCGTGCGACACCATGGCTTTTGTCGCCAATCATCCGGCCGGTTCCCTTGCCGACCCTCATCACCCCCTGGCCGGCCTCTTTTCCTCCGTCCCTGACGGTCTTTCCGATATCAGTTCCGGCTTTTTTTAAACCGCGTCCAATATCCATGGCCCCGTCCCTGGCGGCATTTTCTGCCCATACCGCAGGGACCAGAAGGAAGAACGCCATGAGCGCAATCAGGACGCTTGAGCACCGAAACATCATCGCCTCACCTGAGTTGGAATAATCCTTGCCAAACACGTAAGAAGGTCAGGGGAATCGCGCAGGCACACAGGACAAGACGATGAATGAGTCGGGTTGGGCGAAAGATCTTCTGGAGTCCTGCCAAGAATTCTCATATTGATTATCCGGCGGGTAGGGGTTGACCCCTTCGATATTTAATAATCTGGAAAGACGCAACACCTGTAGAAAGCTCTTCTGCTCAAGGCAGACATACAGTGATCTTCTCACCGTCTGGACATCGATTTCCTTTTACAAAGGAAAAATCAATTTTTTAACCATCGTCGGTTCTAAATTAAGCGGTCACCCCTTTCTGACGTAAGAACCTTGCCATAAAAGTATGTACATCACTCAGCTCAGCTTAACAATGGTCGGTGTCGCGTCTTTCGCTTACCTCTATTTTAATCATGGATCATAAATAAGCAAGGCAATTTGATATTGACATAACTTTGCCTCGGCCATAGGGAAACATTGAATCCTTTTAGAAAAACCAATGCAATGAATTGAATAACTTTTCTTCTATTTCAAACGAAATTCCACCCGGCTTTTTCTTATTTTTTCCTTCTCCGGCGGGGCCTCGTATCTGGTTTCCACCATAAAAATCCGATCCGTCTCCACTTCCCCTGTGGACAGAATAGCGTCCCGGGTGTTACTGACCCGTTGGTTTGCCAACTGGCGGAGATCACCATCCTTTATTTCAATATGGTCATACATCAGTTTTTCCATCTCAGGGACAGGTAGCCTCTTGGTCAGGCCAATCAGGTTTCGCGGTTTGGAAAATTTCTCCGATTCGTAGGCCTTCCTCAGGTATTTTTCATATTCGTCCTGCTCCATCGTAACTTCTTCCAGGATGGTGGCGGCCTTGCCGGAACGGTTCAGGTCGTTCATTTTCTGTGCCTTCAGTTTCCGGTCAAAAGTCATTCTTCTCATCGCTTCCCTATCCCGTTCCATATCGACATAACCCTCTAGGTCAAGTTTCAGAGCGGGACGATCCGCCAGAGCTTTTGACAACAATTCGATTTTCTTAAGGCTCTCCATATTCAAATGGGCCAGACCAGGGTCAAATTCGATGTAACTCAACTCTTCTCCCCCGCCGAAAAGGGAGCCGAGCAGGGAAAAAGGCGCCGTGGCTGCTTTGGTAAGCAGGTTTTTCACCACTTTTAGAATGATTCGCCATACACTGAATTCCGGGTCATCCAAGCTTCCCGAGACTGGAATATCGAGTTTGATCTGACCATGACGATCTTTGAGCAATGAAACGGCCAGAGCGACGGGAAGGTCCGTCGCATCAGGACTGTCTACCCTTTCTCCCAGGTTGAACTGATCAAGAAAAAGCAGATTGGTGGAATCCAGTTTCCTCTTTTCAATTTGATACTTGAGATCAAAAGAGAGTTTCCCCTTCTGAATTTCATAACCGATATACTTGCCCGAATATGGCGTGACAGGACTCAGGTCCATACCGGTGAAAACCGCTTTAAGGTCTACATAAAGGTCCCTTTTTAACGGATTGATCCTCCCGGTTATTTCGAGGGGAGCATAGCCATCGACCTTTCCCCGAAGTTCAACATCTCCTCCGGCACTACCCAGCGACGACAGATCGGAGATGCGACCGTTTATCCCTGTAAGTTTTTGTGAATATTTCGGTGTAATGCTTGTGTCCATAAAATCGATTTCACCCCCCTGAAGGGTGAGGGAGCCGATATGGATGTCATCCTCGCTTTTTCCTTCTTCCTGGACGTTCGAG
Encoded here:
- a CDS encoding AMP-binding protein is translated as MDGFVPWPGSFREQYLKARYWREKPLASIIETAAARWPRRIAITFNGQGITYAELQRRVNRLALHLGKLGHRPLDRLLLQLPNCPETLYLYFAAVKIGVIPVMALPAHRLAEMAFFAEFAAVKSYCIPGLFGKFDYPALAREVRMRAPSLKHIIVHADQVPDGMISLQKLLDDPLEERVNGETIFAVLKPDPFEPAVFQLSGGTTGIPKLIPRTHNDYYYNVYRNSEICGFSGDTVYLVAIPMTHNFATACPGWQGVFLHGGRVVLSPSPSPDTIFPLIEREKVTTIPAVPAIVINMLNHPDRGRYDLSSLQMLHVGGSKLNEETARRIRSELGAGVQQVLGMAEGPLFWTRPDDPEEISWITQGRPLSPGDEFRIVDAGDRDVKPGEIGELICRGPYTIRGYYKAPTHNREAFSEDGFYRSGDLCRLHESGNIVVEGRSKDTINRGGEKISAEEMENHILAHPKVRLCAYVAMPDPVLGERAVLFAVTREGQTFNMEELSTFLLTERRIARYKLPERLEILDEMPLTPVGKVDKARLREWIAKKLETENRK
- a CDS encoding glycine zipper family protein codes for the protein MTTSHFRRAIAIIPLERSKFRQVFGQSILLTLCMLSLLVACPCLAKADPWRGNYEEPLLTYPTQVFMYPRAGQPPMQQDRDRYECHIWAMGQSGFDPSLPPLPVHRPVRVEPMPPVGHDTTSLAFTGALLGAIIGGHHHTGRGALIGGVIGAMAGLASDSARAQTARRIEEEQSQRYKEYDSHMEKRASDYRRAMGACLEGRGYGVK
- a CDS encoding DUF3108 domain-containing protein, coding for MKAKTVLKKPLEGFFETPEKGALIVFKRKQANLSDHRVRKTCLIVLLSFLSCVGFDDINANALAWAKEFPFAVGEKLTYRARLGPIAVGTTTISVRPSNLSKAPDTYHFIMETRTSSRINWFYRINETQESWVDGKMSRSLAYRKRDTGTHVRDVVVRFDWQTMRASYRNAGKDEKTSSLLPGTFDPLALFFVLRTKPLRVGNTVELPISNGKKLVRAIARVVKRETITINGKKHDTFLVVPDLGALNEALGGKDASDLMIWFSADAKRFPLKIASRFPIGSFVFEMVSAETGQS